From a region of the Carassius auratus strain Wakin chromosome 31, ASM336829v1, whole genome shotgun sequence genome:
- the LOC113051023 gene encoding hairy/enhancer-of-split related with YRPW motif protein 2-like: MKRPCEDSTSDSDMDETIDVGSENNYSGQSNGSFIRCGSPTTTSQVMARKKRRGIIEKRRRDRINNSLSELRRLVPTAFEKQGSAKLEKAEILQMTVDHLKMVQATGGKGYFDAHSLAMDFMSIGFRECLTEVARYLSSVEGLDSSDPLRIRLVSHLSSCASQREAAAMTTSMTHHQQALHPHPWAAALHPIPAAFLQQSGLPSSESSSSRLSEVPQRASALLTSSFTRSDSALRAPSTGSVAPCVPPLSTSLLSISATVHAAAAAAAAQTFPLTFAGGFPIFSPSVTASSVVSSSVSPSISTSTTSQQSSGSSGNSSKPYRPWGTEVGAF, from the exons ATGAAGCGGCCTTGTGAGGACAGCACGTCCGACAGCGACATGGACGAAACTATTGATGTGGGCAGCGAGAATAACTACTCTGG TCAAAGCAACGGTTCATTTATAAGATGTGGCTCACCTACCACAACATCTCAAGTCATGGCCAGAAAGAAGCGGAGAGGG ATAATTGAGAAAAGACGAAGGGACcgaataaataatagtttatcagAGTTGCGTCGTCTGGTGCCAACAGCATTTGAGAAGCAG GGATCTGCCAAGTTAGAGAAGGCAGAAATATTGCAGATGACAGTGGATCACTTGAAGATGGTTCAGGCCACAGGAGGAAAAG GATATTTTGATGCTCATTCTCTGGCCATGGACTTTATGAGCATCGGCTTTCGAGAGTGTCTAACTGAAGTGGCGAGGTATTTGAGCTCTGTTGAAGGTCTGGACTCCAGTGATCCCCTCCGTATCCGCTTGGTTTCTCACCTCAGCAGCTGCGCCTCGCAGAGGGAAGCGGCTGCCATGACCACATCAATGACCCATCACCAGCAGGCCCTCCACCCGCATCCCTGGGCCGCAGCTTTGCATCCCATCCCAGCAGCGTTTCTGCAACAAAGCGGACTTCCGTCCTCAGAGAGTTCCTCTAGCAGGCTGTCTGAGGTTCCTCAGAGGGCTTCAGCCCTTTTGACCTCCTCCTTCACCCGCAGTGACTCCGCACTCAGAGCGCCCTCTACAGGAAGCGTTGCTCCTTGCGTCCCACCGCTGTCCACCTCGCTGCTTTCAATATCGGCGACCGTTCATGCAGCGGCTGCTGCTGCCGCTGCACAAACCTTCCCTCTAACATTTGCCGGAGGATTCCCAATTTTCAGCCCCAGCGTAACTGCATCTTCAGTGGTTTCTTCCTCTGTGAGCCCTTCCATTTCCACATCCACCACATCCCAACAGAGCAGCGGAAGCAGTGGAAACAGCAGTAAGCCATACCGACCGTGGGGGACTGAAGTGGGAGCATTTTAA